The following coding sequences lie in one Cydia strobilella chromosome 16, ilCydStro3.1, whole genome shotgun sequence genomic window:
- the LOC134748465 gene encoding mRNA export factor Gle1 — translation MGDIYKTADDYKTKSKYLDQGISDQLVDFERLRISALTKAAEISPAVRKVTIGPRSPEKKELQYEENFEVTPKLRIVEEDLVEDRVSDDLRYDLITKQYEKNLRDTSDELFKNLIDSMLARRAESMRNYWAKQTEECERRARELREKKLQMLKHLHDNDNLTVLEQAKLDEKNSQIINKQTIENMNRILEEQNQATARFAAVTDSHTKICICYNEITNILQKDQKGKAVCEKHIPSINSVIGNISAIMDLCKTGALTDKNVKQAEVLALNIDNIRKKMLAELEEIKKQELVKKQQEEAKQQEMLRQKQAEEKREQEARAAEVAQIENSLTEQPKQSQPMFYSQTNYNYFQELKSFLDQYENQYKDLLENVHMKKFRFDCQKAVNTPVNAISSVSGMHMKDKYDKLAKLLRGEQVQVLDTYVTATQHPQGLYYCTALLAKKIVRQGDLLVSSNPEAAFPLAAVTAALWSQFPEFGKLLEAYFHRLCPYLVPMFLPQKEGQTDKDFYLSRGYTYNDEGVVEKQDKFLKRMSGIFRLRCAIWIAKTPRFVNAPNPHGPRFGWQWLASFVNLKPEPDISATLIHDFFNVCGAEFHKLYGKQFVKVIRLISSEYLAILENIDEGGPKTRLEVFLQEVLKTGVMQPPTGVLPPNTW, via the coding sequence ATGGGTGATATATATAAAACAGCTGACGACTATAAGACCAAAAGTAAATATTTGGATCAAGGTATTTCCGATCAACTCGTTGATTTTGAAAGATTACGCATTTCAGCACTTACCAAAGCCGCTGAAATAAGCCCAGCCGTCAGAAAAGTGACCATAGGACCAAGAAGTCCTGAAAAGAAAGAACTGCAATATGAAGAAAATTTTGAGGTTACCCCGAAGCTGAGAATTGTCGAAGAAGACTTGGTTGAGGATAGAGTTAGCGACGATCTGAGGTATGACCTCATCACTAAGCAATATGAAAAGAACCTGCGAGATACTTCCGACGAATTGTTTAAAAATCTTATAGATAGCATGTTAGCCCGACGAGCCGAGAGTATGCGTAATTATTGGGCGAAGCAAACTGAGGAGTGCGAGCGGCGCGCGCGCGAACTCCGGGAAAAGAAGTTGCAGATGCTTAAACACTTACATGATAATGACAATCTTACAGTCTTAGAGCAAGCCAAGCTGGACGAGAAAAACTCACAGATAATTAATAAACAGACCATAGAGAATATGAACCGAATTCTGGAAGAACAAAACCAAGCTACAGCACGCTTCGCCGCCGTAACAGACAGCcacacaaaaatatgtatatgctACAATGAAATCactaatattttacaaaaagatCAGAAAGGAAAGGCAGTATGCGAGAAACACATTCCATCAATTAATTCTGTGATAGGGAACATCAGTGCTATAATGGATCTATGCAAAACAGGGGCCCTCACCGACAAGAATGTGAAGCAGGCTGAAGTTTTAGCTCTAAATATAGACAATATTAGGAAGAAAATGTTAGCTGAAttagaagaaattaaaaaacaGGAGTTAGTCAAGAAGCAACAGGAAGAGGCAAAGCAGCAAGAAATGTTACGGCAGAAGCAGGCGGAAGAAAAAAGAGAACAAGAAGCTAGGGCAGCAGAGGTGGCTCAAATTGAGAACAGTTTAACAGAGCAACCCAAACAATCACAACCAATGTTTTATTCTCAAACCAACTACAACTACTTCCAAGaattaaaaagctttttagATCAATATGAAAACCAATATAAAGATTTActtgaaaatgtacatatgAAAAAGTTCAGATTTGACTGCCAGAAAGCTGTAAACACTCCAGTCAACGCCATATCTTCTGTAAGTGGAATGCACATGAAAGATAAATATGACAAACTTGCTAAGCTTCTGAGAGGCGAGCAAGTGCAAGTTTTAGATACTTATGTCACAGCAACGCAGCATCCTCAGGGACTTTATTACTGTACTGCTTTGTTGGCAAAAAAGATAGTGAGACAGGGAGACTTGCTAGTTTCTAGTAATCCAGAGGCAGCCTTCCCTTTGGCCGCAGTCACTGCAGCCCTCTGGTCACAGTTTCCAGAGTTTGGCAAGCTCTTAGAAGCCTACTTCCATAGGTTATGTCCATACTTAGTGCCTATGTTTTTACCCCAAAAGGAAGGACAAACAGACAAAGATTTCTACCTGTCTAGAGGCTACACATATAATGACGAAGGTGTAGTAGAGAAACAAGACAAGTTTTTAAAGAGGATGTCGGGCATATTTAGGCTGAGATGTGCAATTTGGATTGCTAAAACACCTAGATTTGTAAATGCTCCCAATCCTCATGGCCCTCGGTTTGGGTGGCAATGGCTGGCTTCTTTTGTCAACCTAAAACCTGAACCAGACATAAGTGCAACTTTAATCCATGACTTCTTCAATGTTTGCGGTGCTGAATTTCATAAGCTGTATGGAAAGCAATTTGTGAAAGTAATAAGACTGATAAGTTCAGAATATCTGGCAATATTAGAGAATATAGATGAAGGAGGACCAAAGACCAGATTAGAAGTGTTTTTGCAAGAAGTATTAAAGACAGGAGTCATGCAGCCCCCTACTGGTGTACTGCCACCCAATACCTGGTAG